One window of the Deltaproteobacteria bacterium genome contains the following:
- a CDS encoding SsrA-binding protein has protein sequence EVFLVGAHISPYSHMTSERYDPTRTRKLLLNRSEIDKLTGKVKEKGFTLVPTRVYFKKGLAKLEFAIAKGRKLFDKREQIKKKDLDREQRRSLK, from the coding sequence ATGAGGTTTTTCTGGTCGGTGCGCACATATCGCCGTACAGCCACATGACCTCCGAGCGGTACGATCCGACAAGGACAAGAAAGCTGCTGCTCAACCGCTCGGAGATAGACAAATTGACCGGCAAGGTAAAGGAAAAGGGCTTTACTTTAGTGCCAACGCGTGTATATTTTAAAAAAGGACTGGCAAAGCTGGAATTTGCCATTGCCAAAGGCAGAAAGCTCTTTGATAAACGCGAGCAAATCAAGAAGAAAGACTTGGATAGAGAGCAGAGACGCAGCCTGAAATAG